A stretch of the Dictyoglomus sp. genome encodes the following:
- a CDS encoding DUF1156 domain-containing protein, producing MEDKRFIEVSFPVKEVSEESAREKNIRHGHISTLHIWWSRKPLTSSRATNYSALIKAPKDVEEWQKIKNFIIEFSKWENSQRQ from the coding sequence ATGGAGGACAAAAGATTTATTGAAGTTTCTTTTCCTGTAAAAGAGGTAAGTGAAGAGTCCGCAAGGGAGAAAAATATTCGGCATGGCCATATCTCCACTCTTCATATCTGGTGGTCAAGAAAACCACTAACATCTTCCAGGGCTACAAATTATTCCGCCTTGATTAAAGCTCCTAAGGATGTAGAGGAGTGGCAAAAAATAAAAAATTTTATTATTGAATTTTCTAAATGGGAAAACTCCCAAAGACAAGA